In a single window of the Myxococcales bacterium genome:
- a CDS encoding sigma 54-dependent Fis family transcriptional regulator encodes MWFLEILENGQTLLRLKLPAAGLRLGGGPQADLQLPGVTETVRIEPARRTAFFTSADGKTEEIEPPAVVPFGRFTLRPTPADQAAPPAAAERTKWLRYDGETQTLNVTSAVLAVVAGPDAPREIDLEQMEIRLGSGGGCDIVLTDSYVSGGHARLQWTPGGWIVTDLDSRNGLFLDGVRVSQAVWPFGKRLRMGKTELELREAENREAIAPVATQSYAGLVGGSPAMRRLYGLIERLAPTDATVLIQGPTGSGKELVARALHNRGPRANGPFIAVNCGSMVRELVASELFGHARGAFTGATADRAGVFELAHGGTVFLDEIGELPLELQPHLLRVLEEREVRRVGANRNITVNVRVLAATHRDLRADVAAGRFREDLFYRLEMIPLTLPPLRERREDIPPLAAHLLEREAGRLRRAAPGLSPEALAALQAYDWPGNVRELANVLARGMILCGERATIAAGDLTLPGVAAPAWPAQGVWTLEETEKTMIRRALAECATRKEAAAKLDIALSTLYEKMKKYDLE; translated from the coding sequence GCCCGGCGTGACCGAAACCGTCCGGATCGAACCGGCGCGGCGCACCGCTTTCTTTACTTCCGCGGACGGTAAAACCGAGGAAATCGAGCCGCCGGCCGTCGTTCCTTTCGGCCGCTTCACCCTGCGCCCCACGCCGGCCGACCAGGCCGCCCCGCCCGCCGCCGCCGAACGCACCAAGTGGTTGCGGTACGACGGCGAAACCCAGACGCTGAATGTCACCTCCGCCGTCCTGGCCGTCGTCGCCGGACCGGACGCGCCCCGTGAAATCGACCTGGAACAAATGGAAATCCGCCTCGGCTCCGGCGGCGGTTGCGACATCGTGCTGACCGACAGTTACGTCTCCGGCGGCCACGCGCGCCTGCAGTGGACCCCGGGCGGCTGGATCGTCACCGATCTCGACAGCCGCAACGGCCTGTTCCTCGACGGCGTTCGCGTGTCGCAGGCCGTCTGGCCCTTCGGCAAACGCCTGCGGATGGGCAAGACCGAACTGGAACTGCGGGAAGCGGAAAACCGCGAAGCGATCGCGCCCGTCGCAACGCAATCCTACGCCGGCCTCGTCGGCGGCAGCCCCGCCATGCGCCGGTTGTACGGCCTGATCGAACGCCTCGCGCCGACCGACGCCACGGTGCTGATCCAGGGGCCGACCGGCAGCGGCAAGGAACTGGTCGCCCGCGCCCTGCACAACCGCGGCCCGCGCGCCAACGGCCCGTTCATCGCCGTCAATTGCGGCTCGATGGTGCGCGAACTGGTGGCGAGCGAATTGTTCGGCCACGCGCGCGGCGCGTTCACCGGCGCGACCGCCGACCGCGCCGGCGTCTTCGAGCTGGCCCACGGCGGCACGGTGTTTCTCGACGAGATCGGCGAACTGCCCCTCGAATTGCAGCCGCACCTGCTGCGGGTGCTGGAGGAACGCGAGGTCCGCCGCGTCGGCGCGAACCGGAACATCACCGTCAACGTGCGCGTGCTGGCGGCCACCCACCGCGACCTGCGGGCCGACGTTGCCGCCGGCCGCTTCCGCGAGGATTTGTTCTACCGGCTGGAGATGATCCCGCTTACCCTGCCGCCGCTGCGCGAACGCCGCGAGGACATCCCGCCGCTCGCCGCGCATTTGCTGGAGCGCGAAGCCGGTCGCCTGCGTCGCGCCGCGCCGGGGTTGTCGCCCGAGGCGCTGGCTGCACTACAGGCTTACGACTGGCCGGGCAACGTGCGCGAACTCGCCAACGTGCTCGCCCGCGGCATGATCCTGTGCGGGGAACGGGCGACGATCGCCGCCGGCGATCTGACCCTGCCCGGCGTCGCCGCGCCTGCCTGGCCGGCCCAGGGCGTTTGGACCCTCGAAGAAACGGAAAAGACGATGATCCGGCGCGCCCTGGCCGAGTGCGCCACGCGCAAGGAGGCCGCCGCGAAGCTCGACATCGCTCTTTCGACCCTTTACGAAAAAATGAAGAAATACGACCTGGAGTAG